The following proteins are co-located in the Shouchella hunanensis genome:
- a CDS encoding alpha/beta hydrolase produces the protein MIGCLCIHGFTGDPWEVEPICQELQKLDGWLVYSPVLPGHGKELSALKGATYEEWVYTVEVAFEELQKRCTDVYVIGFSMGGMLATYIAARYSVKKLVLLNAAAYYFNPKQFLKDMIAAVRYHLTGTQEDDQLIDLYEKKFRETPFAALAQFLQLVQKTKPYASKIRVPTLIIQGEMDGLVPMKSAYHLYDIIESDEKELIAMKRSRHMIFHGYEAEEVINQIKDFLLETSQERKKTT, from the coding sequence TTGATTGGCTGTCTATGTATTCATGGTTTCACTGGCGATCCTTGGGAAGTAGAGCCAATTTGTCAAGAATTACAAAAGCTGGACGGCTGGCTTGTTTATAGTCCTGTACTTCCTGGTCACGGCAAAGAATTAAGTGCTCTGAAGGGTGCAACCTATGAAGAGTGGGTTTATACAGTGGAAGTAGCTTTTGAGGAATTACAAAAGCGCTGTACCGATGTCTATGTCATTGGTTTTTCAATGGGCGGAATGCTTGCGACTTACATTGCGGCACGGTATTCAGTTAAAAAATTAGTGCTGTTAAATGCCGCAGCCTACTACTTTAACCCGAAACAGTTTCTAAAAGATATGATTGCGGCGGTTCGCTATCACCTTACTGGGACTCAAGAGGACGATCAGCTTATTGATCTTTACGAGAAAAAGTTTAGAGAAACTCCTTTTGCAGCTTTAGCCCAGTTTTTACAACTTGTGCAAAAAACAAAGCCTTACGCAAGTAAAATTCGTGTGCCCACGTTAATTATCCAAGGAGAAATGGATGGGCTTGTTCCCATGAAATCGGCTTACCACCTTTATGATATTATAGAATCGGATGAAAAAGAATTAATTGCCATGAAGCGGTCAAGACATATGATCTTTCATGGTTATGAAGCAGAAGAAGTCATTAATCAAATTAAAGACTTTCTATTGGAAACTAGCCAAGAGAGGAAGAAAACAACATGA
- a CDS encoding LLM class flavin-dependent oxidoreductase codes for MRLSILDQVPVSIGHTAEKTASQTINLVEKAEALGYERYWFAEHHGTKGMLSSSPEIWMAAAAARTSHIRIGSGGVLLPQYSSYKVASLFNQLEVMFPNRIDGGIGRSPGGNERIREALANGKESEVHRFWEKVDEVIEWTTKRSFRGMTASPLPLTSPSLYILGLGERSARIAGEKHLGFVHGYFIQPNRVKEAHQAYQRVTKDSQNALTAVFVICGEDNEHAHLLAEQQDLWLLQTEKGIDSRVPIHLKRDLTVRETEVIQQNRSRMIIGSKETVHSKLEQLAERTQTDQFLVLTNIYDNQEKVKSFERLATIMSS; via the coding sequence GTGCGGCTTAGTATTTTAGATCAAGTCCCTGTCTCCATTGGTCATACAGCAGAAAAAACGGCAAGTCAAACGATAAACCTTGTAGAGAAAGCAGAGGCATTAGGCTATGAACGTTATTGGTTTGCAGAGCATCATGGTACGAAGGGGATGCTCTCAAGCTCACCAGAAATCTGGATGGCAGCAGCTGCTGCGCGAACGTCTCACATTCGAATAGGATCGGGTGGTGTGTTACTCCCTCAATATAGCTCCTATAAAGTGGCAAGCCTTTTTAATCAACTCGAAGTGATGTTTCCTAATCGAATTGATGGAGGAATAGGGCGCTCTCCAGGTGGAAATGAGCGGATTCGAGAGGCACTTGCGAATGGAAAAGAGAGTGAAGTGCATCGCTTTTGGGAAAAAGTAGATGAAGTGATAGAGTGGACAACGAAACGGAGCTTTCGAGGTATGACAGCATCGCCGTTACCTCTTACAAGTCCTTCTCTTTATATATTGGGATTAGGAGAAAGAAGCGCACGTATTGCTGGAGAGAAGCATCTAGGGTTTGTTCATGGCTATTTCATTCAGCCTAATCGTGTAAAAGAAGCCCATCAAGCATATCAACGTGTAACGAAAGACAGCCAGAATGCTTTAACAGCGGTCTTTGTTATTTGTGGCGAGGATAATGAGCATGCGCATCTCCTTGCAGAGCAACAAGATCTGTGGTTGCTGCAAACGGAGAAGGGGATCGACAGTCGTGTTCCTATTCACTTAAAAAGGGATTTAACCGTTCGTGAAACGGAAGTGATTCAGCAAAACCGTTCGCGTATGATCATTGGATCGAAAGAAACCGTTCATTCTAAATTAGAACAATTAGCTGAACGAACACAAACGGATCAATTTCTTGTGTTAACGAATATCTATGATAATCAAGAAAAAGTAAAATCCTTTGAACGCTTAGCTACGATAATGTCATCCTAA
- the secG gene encoding preprotein translocase subunit SecG, whose protein sequence is MQLFLMIALIIVSVLLVTVVLLQPGRSSGLAGAISGGAEQLLGKQKARGLEAVLHRATIVLAVLFFILTAANAYFL, encoded by the coding sequence ATGCAACTGTTTTTAATGATTGCGTTAATTATTGTATCTGTTTTACTTGTAACGGTCGTTTTATTACAACCAGGTCGTAGTTCTGGTTTAGCCGGCGCGATATCTGGTGGAGCAGAGCAGTTACTTGGAAAACAGAAAGCGCGAGGTCTTGAGGCGGTTTTGCATCGAGCGACTATTGTGTTGGCTGTATTGTTTTTCATATTAACAGCAGCAAATGCGTATTTCCTATAA
- a CDS encoding UbiX family flavin prenyltransferase — protein MKLIIGVTGATGAPIAIRLLETLKELKIETHLVLSKWAAVTISQETSYSVQDVKALADYSYSSEDQAAAISSGSKRMDGMMIVPCSMKTLAAIRVGLADNLVARAADVMLKERKPLLLMTRETPFNTIHLENMTELSRMGVTIFPPMPAFYNQPQSIDDLIDHLVYRALDQFGIDHQWNKRWEGLKGE, from the coding sequence ATGAAATTAATTATTGGCGTAACAGGGGCGACAGGAGCACCAATCGCAATTAGATTACTCGAGACACTAAAAGAATTAAAAATCGAAACGCATCTTGTGCTATCCAAATGGGCAGCAGTGACAATTTCTCAGGAGACGTCCTATAGTGTGCAGGATGTGAAAGCGTTAGCTGATTATTCCTATAGTAGTGAAGATCAAGCAGCAGCCATATCAAGTGGCTCTAAGCGAATGGATGGAATGATGATTGTACCCTGTTCCATGAAAACCTTGGCAGCTATACGAGTAGGATTAGCAGACAATCTTGTGGCCAGAGCGGCAGACGTGATGTTAAAAGAACGTAAACCGTTACTATTAATGACGAGAGAAACGCCATTCAATACGATTCATTTAGAAAATATGACGGAACTTTCAAGGATGGGGGTAACCATCTTTCCACCGATGCCTGCTTTTTATAACCAACCCCAATCCATAGATGACCTAATCGACCATCTTGTTTACCGTGCTCTCGATCAATTTGGAATTGATCATCAATGGAACAAGCGCTGGGAGGGCTTGAAAGGTGAGTAG
- the eno gene encoding phosphopyruvate hydratase, producing MTIISDIYAREVLDSRGNPTVEVEVHLESGVMGRALVPSGASTGEYEAVELRDGGERYMGKGVEKAVANVNETIAPELIGENVLDQIGIDRLMIELDGTENKGNLGANAILGVSMACAHAAAEALDLPLYVYLGGFNAKQLPVPMMNIINGGEHADNNVDIQEFMVMPVGAESFKEALRMGAEIFHNLKSVLKSKGYNTAVGDEGGFAPNLSSNEEALSTIIEAIEKAGYKPGEQVQLAMDVASSELFNKEDGKYHLSGEGKVLSSAEMVDFYAELCEKYPIISIEDGLDENDWDGHKLLTERLGDKVQLVGDDLFVTNTKKLAEGIEKGISNSILIKVNQIGTLTETFDAIEMAKRAGYTAVISHRSGETEDATIADIAVATNAGQIKTGAPSRTDRVAKYNQLLRIEDELADLAQYNGLKSFYNLSK from the coding sequence ATGACAATTATCTCTGATATTTATGCACGCGAAGTACTAGATTCTCGCGGTAACCCAACGGTAGAAGTAGAAGTTCATCTTGAATCAGGCGTTATGGGGCGCGCGCTAGTTCCAAGTGGCGCATCAACTGGTGAATATGAAGCAGTTGAATTACGTGACGGCGGCGAGCGCTACATGGGTAAAGGTGTAGAGAAAGCTGTAGCGAACGTAAACGAAACCATTGCACCAGAATTAATTGGTGAAAACGTTCTTGACCAAATTGGAATTGACCGCTTGATGATTGAGCTTGACGGAACTGAAAACAAAGGTAATTTAGGCGCGAACGCAATTCTTGGGGTATCTATGGCTTGTGCGCATGCTGCGGCTGAAGCTCTTGACCTTCCACTATATGTTTATCTTGGTGGATTCAATGCGAAGCAACTTCCAGTACCAATGATGAACATCATCAACGGTGGTGAGCACGCTGATAATAACGTAGATATTCAAGAATTTATGGTTATGCCAGTAGGTGCTGAAAGCTTCAAAGAAGCACTACGTATGGGCGCAGAAATTTTCCATAACTTAAAATCTGTTCTTAAGTCTAAAGGCTACAACACTGCTGTAGGTGACGAAGGCGGATTTGCACCAAACCTTTCTTCAAACGAAGAAGCCTTATCAACAATTATTGAAGCAATCGAAAAAGCAGGTTACAAGCCTGGAGAGCAAGTACAATTAGCAATGGACGTTGCTTCTTCTGAGCTGTTCAACAAAGAAGATGGCAAATACCACTTGTCTGGTGAAGGAAAAGTTCTTTCTTCAGCGGAAATGGTTGATTTCTACGCTGAGCTTTGTGAAAAATACCCAATCATCTCGATTGAAGATGGCTTAGATGAAAACGACTGGGATGGTCACAAGCTTCTTACTGAGCGTCTTGGTGATAAAGTACAACTTGTTGGTGACGACTTGTTTGTAACAAACACGAAGAAACTTGCTGAAGGAATTGAAAAAGGAATTAGTAATTCAATTCTTATCAAAGTAAACCAAATTGGTACACTGACCGAAACATTTGACGCGATTGAAATGGCGAAGCGTGCTGGTTACACTGCTGTTATCTCTCACCGTTCTGGTGAAACAGAAGATGCGACAATTGCGGACATCGCTGTTGCAACAAACGCTGGTCAAATCAAAACAGGTGCACCTTCACGTACAGACCGTGTTGCGAAGTACAATCAACTTCTTCGTATCGAAGACGAGCTTGCTGATTTAGCACAGTACAATGGTCTTAAGTCTTTCTATAACTTAAGCAAGTAA
- the gpmI gene encoding 2,3-bisphosphoglycerate-independent phosphoglycerate mutase gives MSKQPVALIILDGFGLRDEAKGNAVAHANKPNFDRYWNEYPHATLRADGEYVGLPEGQMGNSEVGHLNIGAGRVVYQSLTRVNLSIRTGEFFENETFQQAMDHVNEKDSALHIYGLLSDGGIHSHIEHIYAVLDLAKQKGVKRVYVHGFLDGRDVGPTSAEVYLQGLQTKLDELGTGQLASVHGRYYAMDRDKRWDRVEKSYRAMVYGEGPTYKSGIEVVEDSYKNDILDEFVIPSVITNEDGSPVATVKDNDAVIFCNFRPDRAIQLSQVFTNEDFRGFDRGSEHPHQLHFVCLTKFSETVDGFVAFKPTNLDNTLGEVLAQQQYKQLRIAETEKYPHVTFFFSGGREQPFEGEDRILIDSPKVATYDLKPEMSAYEVTEALVADIEADKHDAIILNFANPDMVGHSGKLEPTVKAIEAVDECLGRVIEALHQKGGKAIITADHGNADEVITLEGNPMTAHTTNKVPVIVTDKHATLREDGILADLAPTVLDLLGATKPKEMTGTTLRK, from the coding sequence ATGAGTAAACAGCCAGTTGCGCTAATTATTCTCGATGGCTTTGGTCTTCGAGATGAGGCAAAAGGCAATGCCGTTGCGCATGCAAACAAACCTAACTTTGATCGCTATTGGAACGAATATCCTCATGCTACATTACGTGCCGATGGAGAATATGTTGGTTTACCCGAAGGTCAGATGGGCAATTCGGAAGTTGGTCACCTAAATATCGGTGCAGGTCGAGTCGTTTATCAAAGTCTAACGCGCGTAAACCTGTCGATTCGCACAGGAGAGTTCTTTGAAAATGAGACATTCCAACAGGCAATGGATCATGTAAATGAAAAAGATTCTGCGCTACACATTTATGGACTACTATCTGATGGTGGGATACACAGTCATATTGAGCACATTTATGCAGTACTTGATCTAGCAAAGCAAAAAGGCGTGAAGCGAGTCTATGTACATGGCTTCCTTGATGGAAGAGACGTAGGTCCGACATCAGCCGAAGTGTATTTGCAAGGGTTACAAACGAAACTTGACGAACTTGGAACTGGTCAATTGGCGTCTGTGCACGGACGTTACTATGCAATGGACCGAGATAAGCGTTGGGATCGTGTAGAAAAATCGTACCGAGCAATGGTATATGGAGAAGGCCCAACATACAAATCAGGGATTGAAGTGGTTGAAGATAGCTACAAAAATGACATTCTTGATGAGTTTGTTATTCCTTCTGTCATCACGAACGAAGATGGTTCACCTGTTGCAACTGTGAAGGACAATGATGCAGTTATCTTCTGTAACTTCCGTCCTGACCGTGCAATTCAATTATCACAAGTGTTCACAAACGAAGATTTCCGCGGATTTGATCGTGGATCAGAACACCCACATCAATTGCATTTTGTTTGCTTAACAAAATTTAGTGAAACGGTTGATGGTTTTGTTGCGTTCAAGCCAACTAACTTAGACAATACTCTAGGTGAAGTTTTGGCTCAGCAACAGTATAAACAGCTCCGTATTGCAGAGACAGAAAAGTACCCACATGTTACGTTCTTCTTTAGTGGAGGAAGAGAACAGCCGTTTGAAGGAGAAGACCGGATTCTCATTGATTCTCCTAAAGTGGCCACATACGATTTAAAACCAGAAATGAGTGCTTATGAAGTAACAGAGGCATTGGTGGCAGATATTGAAGCGGATAAGCATGACGCGATTATTTTAAACTTTGCTAATCCCGATATGGTCGGTCACTCTGGTAAATTAGAGCCAACGGTAAAGGCAATCGAAGCGGTTGATGAGTGTCTAGGACGAGTCATTGAAGCCCTTCATCAAAAAGGCGGAAAAGCTATCATTACTGCTGATCACGGTAATGCTGATGAAGTGATTACGCTTGAAGGCAATCCAATGACAGCTCATACAACAAACAAAGTTCCGGTTATCGTGACGGACAAGCATGCAACGTTACGAGAAGATGGGATTTTAGCTGATCTAGCACCAACGGTTCTTGACTTATTAGGGGCAACAAAGCCAAAAGAAATGACAGGAACAACATTAAGAAAATAA
- the tpiA gene encoding triose-phosphate isomerase, whose amino-acid sequence MRKPIIAGNWKMNKTLSEATSFAEAVKNDIPSQSGVDTVVCAPALFLERLVDAAKGTDLRIGAQTMHFEENGAFTGEISPVALQDLNVSYVIIGHSERREMFAETDETVNKKVHAAFAHNLVPIMCCGETDEERESGKMEAVVKEQVEKGLAGLSEEQVKQTVIAYEPIWAIGTGKSATEKDANAACAFVRKVVAEAFSQEAADAVRIQYGGSVKPANIKDYMAQSDIDGALVGGASLEADSFKELAGAAK is encoded by the coding sequence ATGCGTAAGCCTATTATTGCAGGTAACTGGAAAATGAATAAAACATTAAGCGAAGCAACATCTTTCGCAGAAGCGGTTAAAAACGATATCCCAAGTCAATCAGGTGTGGATACTGTTGTTTGTGCACCTGCACTTTTCTTAGAGCGTCTTGTTGATGCTGCAAAAGGTACAGACTTACGAATTGGTGCACAAACGATGCACTTTGAAGAGAATGGCGCATTTACTGGCGAAATTAGCCCTGTTGCTCTTCAAGATTTAAACGTTTCTTATGTCATTATCGGTCATTCAGAGCGTCGCGAGATGTTTGCAGAAACGGATGAAACGGTAAATAAAAAAGTTCACGCTGCATTTGCTCACAATTTAGTACCAATTATGTGTTGTGGGGAAACAGATGAAGAGCGCGAATCTGGAAAAATGGAAGCTGTCGTTAAAGAGCAAGTAGAAAAAGGTCTTGCAGGATTAAGCGAAGAGCAAGTGAAGCAAACTGTTATCGCATACGAGCCTATTTGGGCGATTGGTACTGGCAAGTCTGCAACGGAAAAAGATGCAAATGCAGCATGTGCATTCGTACGAAAAGTTGTGGCAGAGGCGTTTTCTCAAGAAGCTGCTGATGCGGTTCGTATTCAGTACGGTGGAAGCGTAAAACCAGCAAACATTAAAGACTATATGGCGCAAAGCGATATTGATGGTGCCCTTGTTGGTGGAGCGAGCCTTGAAGCGGATTCATTTAAAGAATTAGCTGGTGCTGCAAAATGA
- a CDS encoding phosphoglycerate kinase: MNKKTLHDYELQGKVVFCRVDFNVPMKDGAITDETRIKAAIPTIQYLKEQGAKVLLASHLGRPKGEVVEELRLAPVAKRLGDLLGQDVKAVKEAYGSEVEHAVASMNDGDITVLENVRFYPGEEKNDAELAKAFASLADLYVNDAFGAAHRAHASTEGIAQYLPSAAGFLMEKELDVLGKALETPERPFTAVIGGAKVKDKIGVIDHLLDKVDNLIIGGGLAYTFVKAQGHEVGKSLLEEDKIDLAKQFMQKAKDKGVHFYMPEDVIVADDFSDDANKKEVAISEIPADWEALDIGSKTANTYANVLKESKLVIWNGPMGVFELDSFANGTKAIAHALAEAEGTYSVIGGGDSAAAVEKFGLAEKMSHISTGGGASLEFMEGKDLPGVIALTDK; the protein is encoded by the coding sequence ATGAATAAAAAAACCCTTCATGATTATGAATTACAGGGAAAAGTCGTTTTTTGTCGCGTAGATTTTAACGTGCCAATGAAAGACGGAGCAATTACAGATGAAACAAGAATTAAAGCAGCTATTCCGACGATTCAATATTTAAAAGAACAAGGGGCAAAAGTTCTTCTTGCGAGTCATCTCGGTCGTCCTAAAGGTGAAGTGGTTGAAGAATTACGTTTAGCGCCAGTGGCAAAACGCTTAGGTGATTTATTAGGACAAGACGTAAAAGCAGTGAAAGAAGCTTACGGCTCAGAAGTAGAGCATGCGGTGGCATCGATGAACGATGGCGATATTACAGTGCTTGAAAATGTCCGTTTTTATCCAGGCGAAGAAAAGAATGATGCAGAACTAGCGAAAGCATTTGCAAGTCTAGCAGACCTTTATGTAAATGATGCATTCGGTGCGGCTCACCGTGCGCATGCGTCTACTGAAGGCATTGCACAATACTTACCATCGGCGGCTGGCTTTTTAATGGAGAAAGAGCTTGATGTTTTAGGGAAAGCTCTTGAAACACCAGAACGCCCTTTCACAGCCGTTATTGGTGGAGCGAAAGTTAAAGACAAAATTGGTGTGATTGATCACTTATTAGACAAAGTTGACAACCTTATTATTGGTGGCGGTCTTGCGTATACCTTTGTTAAAGCACAAGGTCATGAGGTTGGGAAATCCTTGTTAGAAGAAGACAAAATTGACTTGGCGAAGCAATTTATGCAAAAAGCAAAAGACAAAGGTGTTCACTTCTACATGCCGGAAGATGTTATTGTTGCCGATGATTTCTCAGATGACGCAAACAAGAAAGAAGTTGCCATTTCTGAGATTCCAGCAGATTGGGAAGCGCTCGATATTGGATCAAAAACAGCCAACACATATGCAAACGTGTTAAAAGAATCAAAGCTTGTGATTTGGAACGGACCAATGGGAGTATTTGAACTTGATTCATTCGCAAATGGAACAAAAGCAATTGCACATGCTTTAGCTGAAGCAGAAGGAACTTATTCTGTTATTGGTGGTGGAGACTCTGCTGCTGCAGTTGAGAAATTTGGTTTAGCTGAAAAAATGAGCCATATTTCTACTGGTGGAGGAGCAAGCCTAGAGTTTATGGAAGGTAAAGATCTTCCAGGCGTCATTGCTTTAACAGATAAGTAA
- the gap gene encoding type I glyceraldehyde-3-phosphate dehydrogenase: MATKIGINGFGRIGRNVFRAALNNPNVEVVAINDLTDANMLAHLLKYDTVHGVLDVQVEAKDNTLVVDGKEIYVSAERNPAEIGWGERGVEVVVESTGFFTKRADAAKHIEAGAKKVIISAPASDEDITVVMGVNEDKYDAANHHVISNASCTTNCLSPFAKVLNDKFGIRRGLMNTVHSYTNDQQILDLPHKDYRRARAAAENIIPTSTGAAKAVALVLPELKGKLNGAAMRVPTPNVSLVDLVAELDTEVTAEEVNAALKEAAEGDLKGILAYSEDPLVSQDYNGNPHSSTIDALSTMVMEGNMVKVISWYDNESGYSNRVVDLVDYIASKGL, from the coding sequence ATGGCAACTAAAATTGGTATTAATGGATTTGGACGTATTGGACGTAACGTATTTCGCGCAGCTTTAAACAACCCGAATGTAGAGGTTGTTGCAATCAACGATTTAACAGATGCAAACATGCTTGCACACCTACTTAAATATGACACTGTACACGGTGTACTTGACGTGCAAGTAGAAGCAAAAGACAACACACTTGTTGTTGATGGAAAAGAAATTTATGTATCTGCTGAACGTAACCCTGCTGAAATCGGTTGGGGCGAGCGTGGCGTAGAAGTTGTTGTTGAGTCAACTGGTTTCTTTACAAAACGCGCAGATGCGGCTAAACACATTGAAGCAGGAGCGAAAAAAGTAATCATTTCTGCACCAGCTTCTGATGAAGATATCACTGTTGTAATGGGTGTAAACGAAGATAAATACGATGCAGCAAACCACCACGTTATTTCAAATGCATCTTGTACGACAAACTGTCTGTCTCCATTCGCAAAAGTATTGAATGACAAATTCGGTATCCGCCGTGGTTTAATGAACACCGTTCACTCTTATACAAATGACCAGCAAATTCTAGACTTGCCGCACAAAGACTACCGTCGTGCTCGTGCAGCAGCTGAGAACATTATTCCGACATCTACTGGTGCAGCAAAAGCAGTAGCACTTGTACTTCCTGAACTTAAAGGGAAATTAAATGGTGCGGCTATGCGTGTTCCTACACCAAACGTATCACTAGTTGACCTTGTTGCTGAACTTGATACAGAAGTAACAGCTGAAGAAGTAAACGCTGCGCTTAAAGAAGCAGCTGAAGGCGATCTTAAAGGCATTCTTGCTTATTCAGAAGACCCACTAGTTTCTCAAGACTATAACGGTAACCCACATTCTTCTACTATTGATGCATTATCAACAATGGTAATGGAAGGAAACATGGTTAAAGTGATTTCTTGGTACGATAACGAGTCTGGCTACTCTAACCGTGTCGTTGACTTAGTAGACTACATTGCAAGCAAAGGGCTTTAA
- a CDS encoding sugar-binding transcriptional regulator — protein sequence MRPGVGGDFIRSLLKLQQHLVPDLMQTMLKRYRFLQSIRLMQPIGRRGLATNMQLSERIVRGEVTFLRDQGLIDLSTAGMTLTTHGEAVFLELEEVVSELLGLSQLGDRLSAHLGVATVIVVAGNSDEEEWVKQELGRACMKEIQAIAKANDVLAVMGGTTLAAVANMAERNETLASTIFVPARGGLGEKVEIQANTISAEFARRTGAAYRLLHVPDQLSEDAYHSLVLEPTVKDILEVIKSSAVVIHGIGDAQRMATRRHSKDLFIETLEREEAVAEAFGYYFDAAGKIIYKQRTIGLQLNELEGKHVISVAGGKSKANAIHAFMKHRPSDVLVTDEAAAKELLQHKA from the coding sequence ATGCGTCCCGGTGTTGGAGGTGATTTCATTCGTTCGTTACTAAAATTACAGCAACATCTAGTACCTGATCTCATGCAGACGATGTTAAAACGATATCGATTCTTGCAATCCATTCGGTTAATGCAGCCGATCGGGAGACGTGGATTAGCGACAAACATGCAGCTGTCAGAGCGAATTGTAAGAGGTGAGGTCACTTTCTTGAGAGACCAAGGGCTGATTGACCTTAGTACAGCTGGTATGACACTAACCACTCACGGAGAAGCGGTTTTTCTTGAATTAGAGGAAGTCGTTTCTGAATTACTTGGTTTAAGTCAGTTGGGAGATCGGTTATCCGCTCATCTTGGCGTTGCAACTGTCATTGTTGTAGCTGGAAATAGTGATGAAGAAGAATGGGTGAAACAAGAGCTTGGTAGAGCCTGTATGAAAGAAATACAAGCTATTGCAAAGGCAAATGATGTACTTGCTGTTATGGGCGGCACAACTCTTGCTGCGGTAGCGAACATGGCAGAGCGAAATGAAACCCTTGCTTCTACGATCTTTGTTCCTGCTAGAGGTGGGCTTGGTGAGAAAGTGGAAATACAAGCAAACACGATTAGCGCTGAATTTGCCAGAAGAACTGGTGCAGCCTATCGATTGTTACATGTTCCAGATCAGCTAAGTGAAGATGCGTACCATTCTCTTGTATTAGAACCAACCGTAAAGGATATTCTAGAAGTGATTAAATCTTCAGCGGTTGTTATACACGGTATTGGTGATGCACAACGAATGGCTACAAGACGTCATTCAAAAGACCTGTTTATTGAAACGCTTGAGCGGGAAGAAGCGGTAGCAGAAGCATTTGGCTACTACTTTGATGCTGCTGGGAAAATCATCTATAAACAGCGAACAATCGGTCTTCAGCTGAACGAGTTAGAAGGGAAACATGTCATATCCGTTGCTGGTGGCAAGTCAAAGGCGAATGCGATTCATGCATTTATGAAGCATCGACCGAGTGATGTTCTTGTTACTGATGAAGCAGCTGCTAAGGAACTTTTGCAACACAAAGCTTGA
- a CDS encoding glutaredoxin family protein translates to MIVTFYTKEHCPLCDKGYREVETFAKEYELSIRKVDIYSDDTLLEKFHLMIPVVYYESHELGFGQLSADELEESFKQIEKEK, encoded by the coding sequence ATGATAGTAACGTTTTACACAAAAGAACATTGTCCCCTATGTGACAAAGGGTACCGAGAAGTAGAAACTTTTGCTAAGGAATATGAGCTTTCCATTAGAAAGGTCGATATTTATTCAGATGACACGTTATTGGAAAAGTTTCATCTAATGATTCCGGTTGTCTATTATGAAAGCCATGAGCTCGGGTTTGGTCAACTAAGTGCAGATGAACTAGAAGAGAGTTTTAAACAAATAGAAAAAGAAAAATAA